The following proteins are co-located in the Ignavibacteriales bacterium genome:
- a CDS encoding MFS transporter: MNPYKGLKGLPHDMWVLFFTSLINRSGTMVLPFLALYLTKKIGVSPAEAGTALLVYGAAAFLAAPITGKLSDKLGSLKVMKFALFGSGILFFVYSFVSDYYWILVASFILAAVNEAFRPANLSMITEIVAPSQRRIAFALNRLAINAGMSVGPVIGGFLTLIDYHYLFYANAVASIAAGIYLSTTKWSSLTAEKIEEVSIEKPQLRFEILNDKSFLFFLFAIIPANLVFFQHLGALPLYIVDDLGYTTAAFGLFGAINTVLIIFLEVPLNNWMNDTPYKKSLMIGALLAGIGFGGFAIANTVVPLVIAIVVFTFGEMVFFPITAAYTSEIAPANKRGEYMGYYQMTFSFAFSAGPWLGTVVYQHYGSVILWSGAFVLGLITTVLMFFIKDNSLVNKIKK; this comes from the coding sequence ATGAATCCCTATAAAGGATTAAAAGGTCTTCCACACGATATGTGGGTGTTGTTTTTTACATCACTTATAAATCGTTCCGGAACAATGGTTCTTCCTTTTCTTGCACTTTATCTTACAAAAAAAATTGGTGTTAGCCCCGCAGAAGCCGGAACAGCTTTACTTGTTTACGGTGCCGCAGCATTTCTTGCCGCACCAATAACCGGAAAACTTTCAGATAAACTTGGTTCATTAAAAGTAATGAAGTTCGCTTTGTTTGGTTCCGGAATTTTATTTTTTGTTTACTCATTTGTATCCGATTATTATTGGATTTTAGTTGCATCCTTTATACTTGCTGCCGTTAACGAGGCATTCCGCCCGGCAAACCTTTCTATGATTACTGAGATTGTTGCACCTTCACAACGGCGAATTGCTTTTGCACTCAACCGTCTTGCAATTAATGCCGGAATGAGTGTAGGCCCTGTTATCGGTGGATTCTTAACATTAATAGACTACCATTATTTATTTTATGCAAATGCTGTTGCTTCTATTGCTGCGGGAATTTATTTGAGCACAACAAAATGGTCTTCATTAACGGCAGAAAAAATTGAAGAAGTTAGCATAGAAAAACCACAGTTACGATTTGAAATACTAAACGATAAAAGTTTTTTGTTTTTCCTTTTTGCTATTATTCCGGCAAACCTTGTTTTCTTCCAGCATCTTGGTGCGCTGCCATTATACATTGTTGATGACTTGGGTTATACAACTGCGGCATTTGGATTGTTTGGTGCTATCAATACTGTGTTGATAATATTTTTAGAAGTTCCGCTTAACAATTGGATGAATGACACACCGTATAAAAAATCATTAATGATTGGAGCGTTACTTGCAGGAATAGGTTTTGGCGGCTTTGCAATTGCTAATACTGTAGTGCCACTTGTTATAGCAATTGTAGTTTTTACATTTGGTGAAATGGTGTTCTTTCCAATTACTGCAGCATATACTTCAGAAATTGCACCGGCAAATAAACGCGGCGAGTATATGGGATATTATCAAATGACATTTAGTTTTGCCTTTTCCGCAGGTCCGTGGCTTGGAACAGTTGTTTATCAGCATTACGGCTCAGTGATTTTATGGAGCGGTGCTTTTGTATTAGGATTAATAACTACAGTATTAATGTTTTTTATTAAGGATAACAGTTTGGTAAATAAAATTAAGAAATAG
- the bstA gene encoding bacillithiol transferase BstA: protein MSPDAKDPSYPIGKFDRNIIVTKEMQNKFIKTIESLPELLRKEVENLSVQQLDTPYRDGGWTVRQVIHHLPDSHLIAYVRFKLALTEDNPKIKSYEEQLWAELKDIFETPIELSLTLLDLLHNRWVILISSLTDEQFERTMQYPDWGNITVSKTLALYAWHSKHHLAHITELKKKMGW, encoded by the coding sequence ATGAGTCCCGATGCAAAAGATCCAAGTTACCCGATTGGCAAGTTTGATAGAAATATAATCGTTACAAAAGAAATGCAAAATAAATTTATCAAAACAATCGAATCACTTCCGGAATTATTAAGAAAAGAAGTTGAAAATCTTTCTGTTCAACAATTAGATACACCTTATCGTGATGGTGGTTGGACTGTCAGGCAAGTCATTCATCATTTGCCGGATAGTCACTTAATTGCTTATGTAAGATTTAAACTTGCGCTTACGGAAGACAATCCCAAAATAAAATCTTATGAAGAACAACTTTGGGCAGAACTGAAAGATATATTTGAAACACCAATAGAACTTTCATTAACTCTTTTAGATTTACTTCACAACAGATGGGTAATTCTTATAAGCTCATTAACTGATGAACAGTTTGAAAGAACTATGCAATATCCAGACTGGGGAAATATTACTGTTAGCAAAACACTTGCACTTTATGCCTGGCACAGCAAACATCATCTTGCCCACATAACTGAATTAAAAAAGAAAATGGGCTGGTAA
- a CDS encoding UbiA family prenyltransferase, whose protein sequence is MKKLKGFLTLIRFELPLAAGICVILGQLFALGEFAPFNLILAASLSVFLISASILVSNDYFDLETDKINAPHRPIPSNLITPAEALFLSIFLLFAGLVLSYFISVSALLFSIGLTVIGFLYNRKFKKHGIIGNLLVSFSVGMTFVFGGLSVGLPFNKIVMFFAVIAALVDLGEEIAADSMDVKGDLLIDSNSIAIKHGKTTAIKISSIVFFVVVFLSTIPFLLKWFPIIYLIPITIMDFAIGYSAIKLLKSKDEEGRKYIRLLYLGATFGLIVFLIMRLIGL, encoded by the coding sequence ATGAAAAAACTAAAAGGTTTTCTTACTCTAATACGATTTGAACTTCCGCTTGCGGCAGGAATTTGTGTTATACTCGGACAGTTATTTGCGCTTGGTGAGTTCGCTCCATTTAATCTAATATTAGCGGCGTCTCTGTCAGTCTTTCTAATTTCTGCATCAATACTTGTTTCAAATGATTACTTTGATCTAGAGACTGATAAAATTAACGCACCACATAGACCAATTCCATCTAATCTTATCACTCCTGCAGAAGCTTTGTTCCTTTCAATATTTTTATTGTTTGCAGGGCTTGTGTTAAGCTATTTTATAAGCGTTTCAGCATTACTGTTTTCTATTGGCTTAACGGTAATAGGATTTTTGTACAATAGAAAATTTAAGAAGCACGGAATAATTGGAAATCTTCTAGTCAGTTTTTCTGTAGGGATGACTTTTGTTTTTGGTGGCCTTTCTGTCGGGTTACCATTTAATAAGATTGTAATGTTCTTTGCTGTTATTGCAGCGCTGGTAGATTTAGGAGAAGAAATTGCGGCTGATTCAATGGATGTAAAAGGTGATCTTCTTATTGATTCAAATTCAATTGCAATAAAACATGGTAAAACAACGGCTATTAAAATAAGTTCGATTGTATTTTTTGTAGTTGTTTTTTTAAGTACAATACCATTTTTGTTAAAGTGGTTTCCAATTATATATTTAATCCCAATTACCATAATGGATTTTGCAATTGGATATTCAGCTATTAAACTACTTAAATCAAAAGATGAAGAAGGACGAAAATACATCCGCTTGCTTTACCTGGGCGCAACATTTGGGTTAATAGTTTTTCTGATTATGCGGCTGATTGGTCTGTAA
- a CDS encoding S8 family serine peptidase, with the protein MKKLLLFFFLTLTVSLTFSQVEVSSRLQQALTKANQNDYIKILVLLRSQVDLASLDQQLYSQKSTLQQRAYKVITALKQNAENTQGGLKSYFDANSESADVYTYQAFWISNMFVVEAKPKIINELMTRLDVAELDLDAFLELDRPEKVEDYVEGTESVEPGLKIINAHLLWAQGITGQGRLVMDIDTGVHPNHPALNFKWRGNHVPSNQAWFDPVSGTTVPSDCDGHGSHTMGTMVGYSPTTGDTVGVAPDAEWIAAKTICSSPHTSNSVAAFQWAIDPDGNPLTITDMPDVISNSWYDPDVTTECSGIYKTTLDAVEAAGIAVVFSAGNSGPGTSTITKPKNINTNNVNVMCTAAIDGASYLGGNTNPIASFSSRGPSTCGGTGSLLIKPEVSAPGVNVRSSGSATGYTVLSGTSMASPHVAGAVALLKQFAPTLTGKQILEALYNTAVDLGAPGEDNNYGMGLIDVYAAFLSLGTADSTAPDPIVDLSASNPTSNSLTLQWTVPYDSSMNGVTGFDIRYSTSVINDSTTFYNAMQLPFTTIPDTAGGSESYLVEGLNFATPYYFSIKSKDVWGNWSPLSNSATGTTLAAPQVSVAPLSLHHILNSMEVVVDTVTVSNISVNPSTLDFSVALENNTFPEGMIGARVIPNQNTSDGQNELSTKENPIDVRGLSIDGQGGPDLFGYKWIDSNEPNGPQYVWDDISTTGTLATTWVATGTFDPKDEGYAGPFPLGFNFKYYGVNKTEVYVSSNGLLTFGTISTNIFTNAGIPNSAVPNEYIAPFWDDLDGVSSGTVHYKQDGNKFIVQFTGWHKYSNTGSLTFQIVLYANGRIMFYYNNMNATLNSATVGIENAAGNDGLQVAYNANYVANNLAVLFASEPDWLSNNVNSGTLFNGNSVAVELTFRAEDYPAGNYGMDLVVTSNDPVNATVTVPVTMEISVIPVELTSFVAKNDRNNVTLNWATATETNNSGFQIERKLNGTNEWTSVSFVSGKGTSTERNNYSFMDKGLKVGKYSYRLKQVDLDGTFDYSPIIEVDVNAPNDYTLYQNYPNPFNPSTTIEYSLPEKAEVTISIYTAIGELVTTLVKGTVEAGYQKANFNAVNLTSGTYIYQIRAVGNGRTFVDTKKMVLIK; encoded by the coding sequence TTGAAAAAACTATTACTATTCTTTTTCTTGACACTTACGGTCTCCCTTACCTTTTCACAGGTGGAGGTAAGTTCAAGATTGCAGCAAGCCTTAACTAAGGCAAACCAGAATGATTATATTAAGATTCTGGTTCTCCTTAGATCCCAGGTTGATTTAGCCTCACTAGATCAACAATTATACAGCCAAAAATCTACTTTGCAGCAAAGAGCATATAAAGTAATTACGGCTCTTAAACAAAACGCTGAAAATACCCAGGGTGGATTAAAATCATATTTTGATGCAAATTCTGAATCAGCAGACGTTTATACTTACCAGGCTTTCTGGATTTCTAATATGTTTGTGGTTGAAGCAAAGCCTAAAATAATTAACGAATTGATGACAAGATTAGATGTTGCTGAGCTGGATCTAGATGCTTTTTTGGAATTAGACAGACCTGAAAAAGTTGAAGATTATGTTGAGGGTACCGAATCTGTAGAACCGGGTTTAAAAATTATTAACGCACATTTGTTATGGGCGCAGGGAATTACCGGACAGGGAAGATTAGTAATGGATATTGATACAGGTGTTCATCCAAACCATCCAGCATTAAATTTTAAATGGAGAGGAAATCACGTTCCAAGTAATCAGGCATGGTTCGATCCTGTCAGCGGAACTACAGTTCCAAGTGATTGCGATGGACACGGCAGCCACACAATGGGAACAATGGTTGGATATTCACCCACAACAGGCGATACAGTAGGTGTTGCGCCCGATGCTGAATGGATTGCTGCAAAAACAATTTGCTCAAGTCCACACACATCTAACTCTGTTGCAGCGTTTCAATGGGCAATTGATCCGGATGGAAATCCTTTAACAATTACAGATATGCCCGATGTAATAAGCAATAGCTGGTACGATCCTGATGTAACTACCGAATGTTCCGGAATTTATAAAACAACTTTAGATGCAGTTGAAGCTGCAGGTATTGCCGTGGTTTTCTCTGCAGGCAACAGCGGACCAGGAACATCAACAATAACAAAACCCAAAAACATTAATACGAACAATGTTAACGTAATGTGTACAGCCGCTATCGATGGTGCTTCATATCTTGGTGGTAACACAAATCCAATTGCTAGTTTTTCAAGCCGGGGCCCATCAACTTGCGGCGGTACGGGTTCTTTGTTAATAAAACCGGAAGTTTCAGCACCCGGAGTTAACGTACGTTCGTCCGGTTCCGCAACAGGGTATACCGTGTTAAGTGGAACATCAATGGCCTCGCCACACGTTGCAGGTGCAGTTGCATTACTAAAACAATTTGCTCCAACACTAACAGGCAAACAAATTTTAGAAGCTTTGTACAACACAGCTGTTGATTTAGGCGCCCCTGGTGAAGATAATAATTACGGAATGGGATTGATTGATGTTTATGCAGCATTCTTAAGTTTAGGAACCGCTGATTCAACGGCTCCTGATCCAATTGTAGATTTATCTGCCAGCAATCCTACTTCGAATAGTTTAACACTACAATGGACAGTTCCTTATGACTCATCAATGAATGGTGTTACCGGATTTGATATTCGTTATTCTACATCAGTCATTAATGATTCAACAACATTTTATAATGCAATGCAGCTACCTTTTACAACTATTCCTGATACAGCGGGCGGATCAGAATCATATCTTGTTGAAGGATTGAATTTTGCTACACCGTATTACTTCTCAATAAAATCAAAAGATGTGTGGGGCAATTGGTCGCCATTATCAAACAGTGCAACAGGAACAACCTTGGCAGCACCTCAAGTATCAGTCGCGCCATTAAGTTTGCACCATATTCTCAATTCAATGGAAGTTGTTGTTGACACAGTAACTGTTTCAAATATTTCTGTAAATCCATCCACATTGGATTTTTCTGTTGCTCTTGAGAACAATACTTTCCCAGAGGGAATGATAGGTGCTAGGGTAATCCCTAATCAGAATACTTCTGATGGACAAAATGAACTATCTACAAAAGAAAACCCTATTGATGTCCGCGGATTAAGTATCGATGGACAGGGTGGACCAGATTTATTTGGTTATAAATGGATTGATAGCAATGAACCAAATGGTCCTCAGTATGTTTGGGATGATATTTCTACCACCGGAACATTAGCCACAACTTGGGTCGCTACAGGGACTTTTGATCCTAAAGATGAAGGATATGCCGGACCATTTCCTTTAGGATTTAACTTTAAATATTACGGGGTTAATAAAACAGAAGTTTATGTTAGTTCAAATGGTTTGTTGACCTTTGGAACAATAAGCACAAATATTTTTACTAATGCTGGTATTCCAAATTCTGCTGTTCCTAACGAATACATAGCCCCTTTCTGGGATGATCTTGATGGAGTTTCATCAGGAACTGTGCATTACAAACAGGATGGTAACAAATTTATCGTTCAGTTTACCGGATGGCATAAATATTCCAATACTGGTTCGTTAACATTCCAGATTGTGCTTTACGCTAACGGAAGAATAATGTTCTATTATAATAATATGAATGCAACATTAAATTCTGCAACGGTTGGAATTGAAAATGCAGCAGGCAATGATGGTCTACAGGTAGCTTACAATGCAAATTATGTTGCAAATAATCTTGCAGTACTATTTGCTTCAGAGCCGGATTGGTTATCAAACAATGTTAACAGCGGTACATTATTTAACGGCAACTCAGTAGCTGTTGAATTAACATTCCGTGCTGAAGATTATCCAGCTGGTAACTATGGAATGGATTTAGTGGTTACAAGTAACGATCCTGTTAACGCTACTGTTACTGTTCCTGTTACTATGGAAATTTCAGTCATACCTGTTGAGCTAACATCTTTTGTTGCAAAGAACGACAGAAACAATGTTACACTTAACTGGGCAACCGCTACAGAAACTAATAACAGTGGGTTCCAGATTGAAAGAAAACTTAATGGAACTAATGAGTGGACTAGTGTTTCATTTGTTTCAGGCAAAGGAACATCAACCGAAAGAAATAATTATTCATTTATGGATAAAGGTTTAAAGGTTGGTAAATACTCATACAGATTAAAACAAGTTGATCTTGATGGAACATTTGATTACTCGCCGATAATTGAAGTTGATGTAAATGCTCCTAATGATTATACGCTTTACCAGAACTATCCAAATCCGTTCAATCCAAGTACAACGATTGAATATTCTCTTCCGGAAAAAGCAGAGGTTACAATTTCTATATACACAGCTATTGGTGAATTAGTAACAACGCTAGTTAAAGGAACGGTTGAAGCTGGATATCAAAAAGCAAACTTTAACGCCGTTAATCTTACATCCGGTACTTACATTTACCAGATAAGAGCCGTTGGCAACGGAAGAACTTTTGTTGATACTAAGAAGATGGTACTTATAAAATAA